The Macaca fascicularis isolate 582-1 chromosome 11, T2T-MFA8v1.1 genomic sequence TGCCCCTGGCCCCACAGGGCCTTTTAGGACCAGCAGCCCTTTCCACCCTGCACTGCCCTGGGCCTATAGGGCCAAGAGTACATGCACATGGAGAGATTGAGGAGGCTGGGAGCACAGGAGTACACAGCTGGCCCCCTCTGCCCAGGCCCACCCGGAGAGCCCCAGTGAGCTCACGTCTGCAGTAACCTCACTTCTCATAACTGCGACGGTGAGACACGCCTGGGAAGCCAAGCCCAGGTGAGAAGTGATGGCTGTCTCCTCAGGAATGTGCTGCCCAATTAACACTGCCTCCCAGATGGCTCCTGCGGAGGCTAGGACTACTCCCCCAGGGCGGTGCTGGCCAGCCTCCAGGCTGAGTCATTCGGTGagcatttattgagggcctactatgCATCAGGCATAACAAGGAGGAATAAAAGCCACACTGGAGAGTACAGTCTGTCTGTCCCAGACACACTTTCGGAGACAGATTGTCAGAGAGCCTTAAGAGCTCTACTGGTGAAGCCCCCAGACCTCCATCAACCCAAAGCCCTCCCACTTCCTGACCACAGCTGCAAGCCCTTAACTTGTTTCCCTCTCTTTTCAAAGCACCCACAGTTCTCAATCTCCTTCTAGGCTCCTCTTCATCTTAAGCTGTATGAATCAGGCTGCTGCCTCCtcattttcctgcttctgggACAGTCTGAACCACCCACTGTCCATCTGCAGACATTAGGTTTATTGCTTCCTGTCCTTGGCAGGGTGTCCAAGAGAGGCCATAAAGTGAGGCAACACCCATGTGTCTAGAGGATGGGCTCTCACTAGAGGTGCTCTTCAGGTTAATTACCTATAGAGGCAGGTCCTCAGGCAGGAAAGCCTAACTTGGAAGATAGGCCTCAGTTAGGCAAGGGGCCTCCCTCTCAAAGGGCATGTGCCCTGAGGGCTGAAGTTGGAAGAGGTTAGAAACCTCAGCATGGCCTGCATGGTATGTGGTCAAAGCAGTCATTCTTCTTATTATAAGATCCAGTCTTTTATCTTTACTAGCTCTATATCTGCATGTTAGGATTGCATCCCACCAGGAAAAAGAGACACCCCAAAGACCAGGATTACATGATTTTGAGGGGCTATTTGTCTCATTTAATGAGAGCTCAGAGGTTAGGCAGTCAGGCTCTGACCATAGCTCCAATGCCATCAGGGGTCCAGGCTCCTTTTACCCTTCTACCCAGTCTCCCTTAGCACGTACTTCTTATCATCACAAGATGGCTGCCCCATCTCCAACATCAAGTTCAAATTCCAAGCAGGAAGATGAAGATCAAAGGATCAGTTGAGTCTCCATCCCTTTTAAGGAGCTTTCCTGGAAGTTCCACACAAGTTCTTACaccccattggccagaactgtgTCACACAGCCACCTCTATTTGCAAGAAATAGAGGCtgagaaatgtgtttttagtTGATCATTTGCTGCCACCAACAACATCAGATTTGGCTAAATGAGGAATAAAAACTGGTATAGAACTTGTAAGCAGAGAGATGTGTAGGAGCAAAGGGAAAACTGCCCCCTTTTCCTGTGAAGGGGCTCCCACTTGGTCACAAGTCAGACTCTCAACGACATAAGACAAGATGAGAGGGGGACCTCGTCCAGTTTTTATTTTGGGGACTCAGTGGTTTTTCTAAGTAGACACTGGACTGGTCAGAACCACAAAACTGACCAGTCTGCAAGGCTGAATTGAACAGCAGGGTTTTGGGGGTTTAGGTGTATGTTCTACCTTATGGTACCCACTTTATGGCATAAgaatacagaaagacaaagacaaaggaaaatagGATTTCTGGGAGGAAAAAGGATCAGATAACATGAATATTCATTCAAAAAGTATACCAGAGTTGCCATACCCAAGACTAGTCACACAAATGCTTTTCTCCCATTAATCAAGATTTGGGAGAGAAAAAGgcagtgatttttaccatttgctcaaccagattccacagaaagagagATTGAAAGCCTGGCTGGTGAAAATTTCTTACCCTTCTACTGACTTGTGAGGTCCTGAGTTCTTTTCACGGAAGCTTCCAGAGGAGCTGAGCAGCATTGATGTACTGTTCACAGTGCCAAAACTGTAGGGGAAGTTTGCTGAAAACCAACTgaaaaaaggcagattaatagaagaaaaggcatacaaGTTTTATTCATATGCATGGAAGgggagtgggggaagagggaATCATAGAGTGATTAGCTCAACCCTGCAATGCGGTATAAAATCTTATACACCCTCGATatgatttggatttgtgtccctgcccaaatctcatgttgaattgatggaggggcctggtgggaagtgattggatcatgggggctgttctcatgattgtgagtgagttctcacgagatgtgatggtttaaaagcatgtagcactttcccttcactctctctctcctgcttcgcTATGGTTAGGtgtgcttgctttcccttcaccttctgccatgattctaatctcctgaggcctcctacccatgcttcctgcacagcctgcaaaactgtaagtcaattaaacctctattCTTCATAATtaccagtttcaggtagttcttcatagcagcgtgagaatggattaatacagaaaactgatgccaggagtggggcattgctataaagatacctgaaaatgtggaatcaattttggaactgggtaatgggcacaggttggaacagtttggatggctcagaagaagacaggaaaatgtgggaaagtttggaacttcctagagacttgttgaatggttttgaccaagatgctgatagtgatatggacaatgaagtccaggctgaggtggtctcagatggagatgaggaacttattgggaactggagtaaaggtcattcttgctatgctttagcaaacagACTAACAGCATTTTGCCCcagccctagagatctgtggcactttgaacttgagagagatgattgagggtatctggtggaagacatttgtaagcagcaaagcattcaagaggtgacctgaCCTGGCTGCTCCTAACAGTGTACAGTCATATGTGTTCACAAAGTGATGATCTGAATTCAGAACTtttgtttaaaagggaagcagcaCATACacgtttggaaaatttgcagcctgaccatgtggtagaaaagaaaaacctattttctgggaagaaattcaagctggatgccaggcacggtggctcatgcctgtaatcccagcactttgggaggtttaggagggtggatcacctgaggtcaggagttcaagactaccctggacaacatggcaaaaccctatctctactaataatacaaaaattagctggacgtggtggtgggcacctgtaatcccagctactcaggcgactgagacagaagaattgcttgaacctgggaggcagaggttgcagtgagccgcgattgctccactgcactccagcctgggcaacaagagtgagaatCTGACTTGGTGAGGGCATGGGGGCTGGGAGGGaaaaaattcaagccagctgcagaaatctacataagtaaagaggagatgaatgttaataaccaagacaatggggaaaatgtctccagggcatgtcagagatctttgtGGCAGCACCTCCCATCATAGGCATGGAGGCCTTGGAGGGAAAAATGGTCTTatgtgccaggcccagggcccctgcTGCTCTGGGCAGCATCAGGATATGGCACCCTGCCTCCCAGtgactccagctccagctgtggctaaaagggaccaaggtacagctcaggctgttgcttcagagggttcaagccccaagtcttggtggcttccatATGGTGTTGGGTCTGCAGGTGTGCAGAAGGCAAGAGCTGAGGCTTGGAAGCCTTcacctagattttagaggatgtatggaaatgcctggatgtccaggcagaagtctgctgcatgggcaaagccctcatgaaaaacctctactagggcatTGCGaggggaaatatggggttggagcccccacagagtccccactggggcactgcctggtggagctgtgagaagaatgccaccatcctccagaccctagaatagtagatccactgacagcttgcactgtgcacctggaaaagtagtaggcactcaacaccagcccatgaaagcagccaaagGGGCTGTACCCCGCAGAGCCATAAGGGCAGAGCTGTCCAAAGCCTTAGGAGCCCAGCACTTGTATCAGCATGCTCTGAACGTgacacatggagtcaaaggagattattttggagctttaaaatttggctgggtgtggtagctcacacctgtaatcctagcactttgggaggttgagacataaggattgcttgaggccaggagtttgagaccagcctgggtaacatggcaaaacaccatctctaccaaaaaagaaaaaaaatacacacatacaaattagccaggcatggtggtacattcctgtagtcccagctacttgggaggctgaggagggagggtggtttgagcccaggagacagaggatgcagtgagctgagatcataaccctgcactccagcctgggcaatggagacagaccctgtctcaaaaaaataaaaagatttaatgactgccctattgtgTTTCAAACTTGCATGAggcttgtagcccctttgttttggccaatttctcccatttggaatgggagcatttattcAATGCcagtacctccattgtatcttgcAAGTAACTAAATTGTTTTTGaatttacaggctcataggcagaagtcTCAAATGAGGCTTTGTCAGAGGCATCTGAACCagaacaactccatcttgaataggagctgggtacaATGAGTCTGAAACCTACTGGgttgcattcccagacagttaaggcattctaagtcacaggatgagatgggaggtcagcacaagatacaggtcataaagatctTGCTGATATAACAGGCTTCAGGAAAGAAGCCAGCTAAATcataccaaaaccaaaatggccacaagagtgacctctggtcgtccttactgctacactcccaccagtgccatgatagtttacaaatgccatggcaatgtcaggaagttaccctatatggtctaaaaaggggaaacatgaataatccaccccttgttcagcatatcatcaagaaataaccataaaaatgggcaatcaGCAGCCCTCGTGGCTGCCCTGTCTatgaagtagccattcttttattcctttactttcctaataaacttgctttcactttgcactgcagactcaccctgaattctttcttgagcgagatccaagaaccctctcttggggtctggatcgggacggacccctttcctgtaacaactttggacttggacttttcagttaatgctgggatgagttaagactttgggggactgctgagaagggataattgtattttgcaatgtgagaaagacatgagatttgggaggggtcagagTAGAATGATATGACTCGGATTTgtatccctgcccaaatctcatgttgaattggagGAGGGGactcatgggaggtgattggatcatgggggctgttctcgtgatagtgagtgagttctcacaagatctgatggtttagaAGTGTGTGGCACTTTTCCCTTCACTCTCTGCAGCTCTGCCATGctaagatgtgtttgcttcccatgtaccttctgccatgattgtaagtttcctgaggcctcccacccatgcttcctgtacagcctgtggaactgtgattcaattaaacctcttttcttcataattacccagtctcaggcagttcttttttttttttttttttttttgagacgtagtcttgctctgttgcccaggctggagtgcagtggcacgatctaggctcactgcaagctccgccttccgggttcatgccattctcctgcctcagcctcccaagtagctgggactacaggtgcccaccaccaggcccagctaatttttttttgtatttttagtagagacagggtttcaccatgttagccaggatggtctcgatctcctgacctcgtgatccgcccacctcagcctcccaaagtgctgggattacagggttgagccacagtgcttggccttagatagttctttatagcagtgtgagaatggatacAACCCTTCTTTACAGCGGAGAAAGAAGATGGGGAATGTACGCAGTTCTTTTGAGGGGCAGTAAATGATTAGGGAGAATGAATAGACAAGGCAGACACATTAACTTGTAAATGATTCTCTTTGCAATTTGAAAGAGCAGGAAAGGCAGGCATTATCTTGTGAAAAATTCCATCCAGGCATGATTGCATTCTTCAGTCTTCTTCTCTGCCATAGATCATGATATTTCAGGGATGGGATACAAACTCTTGGTAAGACGTTTtcttggccagacacagtggctcatgcctgtaatcccagcacattgggaagctgaggcaggaggattgcttgagcccaggagtttgagaccagcctgggcaacatggggagactcCATTgctagtaaaaatttaaaaattagccaggcgtggtggtgcacacctgtggtcccaactacttgggaggttgaggtgggacgTATAATCCAAAAAAGTATCAGAGGTAAGTCTCAATTAATTTAGGAGTTTATTTTGACAAGGTTAAGGACatacctgtgacacagcctcaggaggtcctaacAACATGTACCCAAGGTAGTcaggtacagcttgcttttaaacatttttgggaGACACGAGACATCAATAATTATGTGCAAGATGTACACTGGTTGTGTCCAGTAAGGCAGGACAACTCGAAGGGTGGCGAGGTGGGGGTCTTTCAGGTCAgaagtagataagagacaaaatgttgcattcttttgagtcctaGATCCGCCTTCCACTGAATACACACTTTAGTCTGGTTCAGTATACCTGCATTTTTACATACGCCATAGGGCAGAGGAGGCAATCAAATacgcatttgtctcaggtgagcctcAGAAGGATAAGTTTGAGTcctgtctgtcctttgtccacaaggaaattccttgtgggcaaattgtgaggggtGTATGTAGCTTTTGATCTTTGTAGCTACCTtacttaggaataaaatgggaggcagaaTTGCCTGACATAGTctccagcttgacttttcccctGGCTTCATGATTTGggggtcctgagatttatttttctttcacaatggTAATGAGGCATGTGTGActcccccttcccatcatggcctgaactagtttttcaggttaactttgcaatgcccttggccaagaggaggagTCCATTCAGATGGCTGGGGGTAGAGGaggcttagttttatttttgtttcacagaggactgcttgagccccagattttgaggcttcaatgagctgtgatggcactGTACttgagcctggacaacagagcaaaacactgtctcaaaaaaaaaaaaaaaaaaaaaactttcttgaTGAGACAAGGAAATTCCAGAGAGACTCTTCCCCTGTGCTTGGGGTTGAGGGGAGGAACAAGACAAGGTTAGAGGGACCTTGATTCTGaggcttgttttcttttaattctcaaaaGCACTCAGTATGCTCAAACACCATATTTTGGGGAATCGTTTTCTGTGACccaacagatgaaaaaaaaaaacatttcaagaAGGAAAAGAGGCGGATCAGAGATGTGAGAGGGGAAGTACAGGGTCCTCGTTGCCTCTTACTAAAGACTCAGTGGGCTGACTGTGGCCAGTGGTCAGGCAGGTGGCTAGACAACAGCAGGTACATTGGCATTCCCcacaggagaaagaggaaaatatggAGGTGACAGAAACCTGAGGGGTCGCCAGCCTTCCTCTCCATTGCCAAATGGGCCCCTTATTCATCCCATTTCAGAATATCTCCTCTCCCTCAGCATCATCTTTAATAATTTCACCTGGTTAATGTCTGTGCTCAACTCTTTCTGCTGCAGGCTGAGCTCGACCTGGCAGTACGAACAAAGAAACCCACCCATTCAAAAGTACcctctaggctgggtgcagtggctcacacctgtattcccagcactttcggaggccaaggcaggcagatcctgaggtcaggagtttcaggccagcctggtcaactactaaaaatacaaaaattagccaggcgtggtggcaggcgcctctaatcccagctacttgtgaggcagagacaggagaatcgcttgaacccgggaggtggaggttgcagtgagctgagattgtgccactgtactccagcctgggggacagagcgagactccatctcaaaacaaacaaacaaacaaacaaaaagtacttTCTAACCTCTTGTGTGCGTGCCTTTTTTTGTGGAGGTCTGGGGAAAGGGGTCCCTACTACAGAATGAGTCTACTCCTTGGCGCCTCTGGCACCTAATTGGCTTGCAAAGCTCAGCTCTGGGGTACCTTCCTGCGAGAAGCCAGCAGGACTCCCCATGGAAGCTTTCCCTCAGACTGGGCCCCTCTGAGTGAGACTTCCAGCAGCACTTTTATCTACAGTATTGGAGGGGTCGATGAAGCCTCTGGTTCCCCTCCTGGACTGAGGACAGGTTCCAATGTAATTGCCCAACGGGTTCTCCTTGCCCACTGCCCAGAGCTAATTCATCAAGATaagggaattgcaatagagaattTAATTCACGCAGAGTGAGATACCGGAGTTTTATCACCCAAATAAGTCTCCCTGACAATTCAGACACTGGGGTTTTTTAACGATAATTTGGCTGGTAGGATACCAGGCAGTGGGGAGtactgattggtcaggttggagatgaaatcatagggggtCTAAGTGGGTTCTTACTTCTAATCTTGGGTGGGATTGCAGAAATGGCTGAGCCAGATAACTGGTCTGGGTACTGCCAGCTGGTGCCTCAGAatgcagggtctgaaaaatatcCCCAGCACCGATCTTagattttacaatagtgatgttatcccttGGAGCAATTGGGAAGGTTTGGAATCTTGTGACTTCCGGCTGGATGacccctaaaccataatttctaatcttgtggctaatttgttagtcttacaaaggcagtctggtccccaggcaagaagggggcttgttttgggaaagggctattatctTTGCTTCGAAGTTCAACTATAAACTAAactcctcccaaagttagttcggcctctgcccaggaatgaacaagggcagcTTGGAGATTAAAAGCAAGGCGGAACTGGAtaagtcagatctctttcaccGTCATAATTTTCTCACAATTTCTGCAAAGGCAGTTTCTCTGGATGCTCTGCATCTGTGTAGCCTCAGCGACTACACAGCTCCTGTGCTCTAAAGAATATTTCAGAATGGCTTCGGTAGCCGGCAGCACCTTCCTCCTCTCGCAGCAGAGAAGTGTTTTGCTCGGGAAACTTGACTGGAGCCTTTCCCAGCCTATCTAGCGAACAGGAGAGCATCCTCCGTACTCCGCAGACGACCCTGGCCGGACAGCCAGGCTCGCGGCTCCCCGGCGCTCTCTGCCGCCCTCTCCCGGAACCGAGGGAGCGAGACAGCGGCGACGTCGACGGGAAGGCCTCCGGAGCCGCGAAGAGCGCACGCGCGAGCGCGCTCTGGCGTCCCCCGGGCGGGCTTGGTATTTGGCGCCTGCGCGCTGAGTGCGTGCGGCTCCGCCGACCGAAGAGGCTGGTAAGTCCTCAAGCTGGCAGGTGGTCGGGGGAGCGGCCGGAGAGGAGCTGCTGGGAGTTCGTGCCCTCCAGGTCTGGGACGCTGGCGTTCGCTCCTGCCTGGGCCACTTTGGTGGGCTCAGAGCATCGCTTTTTGCCAGGGGGCGTGACCTGAGCCCGCCTCCCGGGGCTGGGGGGTGGAGAGGAATGGGAATCGTTAAGGCCCGTTATCAATTTGGTGCTTGTTTGTTGCTCGAGGAGGGCACAGAGCTTACAAATAGTGAAGAGGAAGGGGCAAGGCTGAAccaggtgggagtgggggtgccCCAAGTCCCAGGGCGGTGAGGATCGAGGCAGGTGCGCGAAAGGCAGGCCCcgttccccctccccacccccaccggcTGTGTGTGGCGGATAAGAGCAGAGTGGGGAGCAGTACTACAAAATGGGGGTCCCAATGGAATTCGTACAGGTGTTGGGACCACACTCAGGGCGGCAACTTGTTATTTCTgcgttttcagttttcttatagAAACAAGCGATTTCTGTCGAGATTCACTGGGGCCGCTAACATGCACTCCCTCTTTTCATCTTAGGACATGACACCAGTGGCATATCACGGCCATGGGGTCTCAGCATTCAGCTGCTGCTCGCCCCTCCTGCAGGCGAAAGCAAGAAGATGACAGGGACGGTTTGCTGGCTGAACGAGAGCAGGAAGAAGCCATTGCTCAGTTCCCATATGTGGAATTCACCGGGAGAGATAGCATCACCTGTCTCACGTGCCAGGGGACAGGCTACATTCCAACAGGTGATCACGGAGGGATGATTCCCTGATGAGAATCCCAAGGTACCTTTGGAGTTCTCCTGTCTGCCCAGACAACTTTTCTTCTAGGCAGTAATACCTTAACAGTCAGAGACAGTGCCCTGGACAGGAGCCAGTTCAACTGACTTAATACACTTGGGCAGTTCCAcaacttctcttcctctccttattTTTCCaaccctttcttcttttcttcacctCCACTCTTGTTCTTTTCCTGAGGTTTGGAATATTCAGTTTGCTCTATGTTGTGGGGTTAGTTGACAGGCGCATTTCTTTATCCCTGTCACTCACAAGGATTGGGACAGCTTTGCAGGGAAACCATCTTGGAAGCTGCTTTTCAAGGAAATGGACAGCTAATCCTTAACAGCCTAAGGTCAGAAAAATGTATCAGGTcaggagagagagacaaacaCTCAACCTTGGTACAGGATCATCTATTACTATTAACAAGTTGGCCCTCAGAAAATCTTTAACAGTTTAGCTGGAGAGTCACGGAAATTTAGAGCTGGTTAGAACCTTACAAAGAATTTACTCCAAAGCTTCCATATGAAAGGCGAGGAAACCATGGCCTTGAGAGATTCAACGACTCTGCCAAGCCGGTGTAGTAAAGCCAGAACAGGATCCCAGGTTTTTCAACTTCCACATCACTATGCTAGCAGCATTGATAGATGTTTTATAATTTGTGGCACTTTCTTGTTTCTTGTTCATTAGACCCAACACGTGAATTTcactagtatttttaaaaacgtCTTATTCCAGAAGAATATTTGTTGTGGCAGGCTCAAGTGAGACATGAAGGAAAGTACTGCCAACACATGGGatttacaaaataattgtttGGCTCTTTTCTAGAGCAAGTAAATGAGTTGGTGGCTTTGATCCCACACAGTGATCAGAGATTGCGCCCTCAGCGAACGTGAGTTACCTGCCTCTTACCTATTAATACCTACTTCTGTCCCTAATCTCTTTCTGTATGTATGAATGCCAGTTAATTCTTTGAAAAGTACATACGTTCTTGTAAGTTCCCCATTTTCCTTGTAACTGTTTGCCTGAGCAGGATATCTCTGCCCCCATCACAGTCTGGGGAAAGAAACTTGAAGCTGGAAATGCTTTGAAGGTCAAGGAATGGAATTAGAAGAAATTGGGAAAGTGGGGTGTTCTGGGAGGTGTGGGACTGTCTCTGTCCACATAGCTCCTTTCTTCAGCTTTTCTTCCCAGAGCGCAAACAGTGTTCAAAGGAGTTTTAAAAGGTTTCTCCTGCTTCACTGCTTCTTGACTGGTTTATGGTTCCTGGCTCTTGGAACTTCCCTTTCactcccttctctttcctggTTTTGTGTTTAATCTTGACACACTGAACCTTGATATCTGAATGCCTGGGTCGGTCATGTGCTGTGTTATTTGCAGTAAGCAATATGTCCTCCTGTCCATCCTGCTTTGTCTCCTGGCATctggtttggtggttttcttcCTGTTTCCGCATTCAGTCCTTGTGGATGATGACGGCATCAAAGTGGTGAAAGTCACATTTAATAAGCAAGACTCCCTTGTAATTCTCACCATCATGGTAAGCCTTAGGGTCTCATTCTCTGGGTTATGCACCTGCCAGGCTGGGACCCGGGACACTTACACTTGTTTCCTGACTTGCCCTGATGTAGGCCACCCTGA encodes the following:
- the TMEM106C gene encoding transmembrane protein 106C isoform X1, which produces MGSQHSAAARPSCRRKQEDDRDGLLAEREQEEAIAQFPYVEFTGRDSITCLTCQGTGYIPTEQVNELVALIPHSDQRLRPQRTKQYVLLSILLCLLASGLVVFFLFPHSVLVDDDGIKVVKVTFNKQDSLVILTIMATLKIRNSNFYPVAVTSLSSQIQYMNTVVGTYVTTNVSLIPPRSEQLVNFTGKAEMGGPFSYVYFFCTVPDILVHNIVIFMRTSVKISYIGLMTQSSLETHHYVDCGGNSTAI
- the TMEM106C gene encoding transmembrane protein 106C isoform X2, encoding MGSQHSAAARPSCRRKQEDDRDGLLAEREQEEAIAQFPYVEFTGRDSITCLTCQGTGYIPTEQVNELVALIPHSDQRLRPQRTKQYVLLSILLCLLASGLVVFFLFPHSVLVDDDGIKVVKVTFNKQDSLVILTIMATLKIRNSNFYPVAVTSLSSQIQYMNTVVGTYVTTNVSLIPPRSEQLVNFTGKAEMGGPFSYV